In Mycetocola zhujimingii, one DNA window encodes the following:
- the ddaH gene encoding dimethylargininase: MTVSWGRRLVSSFLAALTTVVVTHAASVFVFFVSQQYQSAVLTQVSDYYFLGSIFAFLLVFVFGIVGALRQWWTALLVGLFAGLVGALIGTGITTLAGGFDLNGEVIEYLFGTLVSINGVYVVVATIIAPTIGRAVYNRAIEWNASAEKAGSRVALVRMPASNLAKGTVTHIERTPVDTELADTQWDAYTKALESNGWTTREVTFADKLADSVFVEDTLVVVGPVAIVTRSGVSSRRDEAEAAEEAAESLGLRIERIMSPGTLDGGDVLIVGDRIYVGRGGRTNAEGISQLREIATREGFTVTAVRVTKALHLKTAMTALPDGTIIGHPDLVDDAAFFPHFLAVPERAGANVIALSADTVLMSASAPKTAKLVEDLGYTVVSVDISEFEKLEGSVTCLSVRVG, translated from the coding sequence ATGACTGTTTCGTGGGGCCGCAGGCTCGTTTCATCCTTCCTCGCCGCACTGACGACGGTCGTGGTGACGCACGCTGCCAGCGTGTTCGTGTTCTTCGTCTCGCAGCAGTACCAGTCGGCCGTGCTCACGCAGGTCAGCGACTATTACTTCCTCGGCAGCATCTTCGCGTTCCTGCTCGTCTTTGTCTTCGGCATCGTCGGCGCCCTGAGGCAGTGGTGGACGGCGCTTCTTGTCGGCCTCTTCGCCGGGCTCGTCGGCGCGCTGATCGGTACGGGCATCACGACGCTCGCCGGCGGGTTCGACCTGAACGGTGAGGTGATCGAGTACCTCTTCGGAACTCTGGTCAGCATCAACGGCGTCTACGTTGTGGTTGCCACGATCATCGCACCGACGATCGGCCGCGCCGTCTACAACAGGGCGATCGAGTGGAATGCATCGGCGGAGAAGGCCGGCTCGCGGGTCGCACTGGTCAGGATGCCCGCGTCGAACCTCGCCAAGGGCACCGTCACCCACATTGAGCGCACGCCCGTCGACACCGAGCTTGCAGACACGCAGTGGGACGCATACACGAAGGCCCTGGAAAGCAACGGCTGGACCACCCGCGAGGTCACCTTCGCGGACAAGCTCGCCGACTCCGTCTTCGTTGAGGACACCCTGGTTGTTGTTGGGCCGGTGGCAATCGTGACGCGCTCGGGAGTCAGCAGCCGCCGTGACGAGGCCGAGGCCGCCGAGGAAGCTGCTGAGTCGCTGGGCCTCCGGATCGAACGCATCATGAGTCCTGGCACGCTCGACGGCGGCGACGTCCTCATCGTCGGCGACCGGATCTACGTCGGTCGCGGTGGACGGACCAACGCGGAAGGCATCAGCCAGTTGCGCGAGATCGCGACCCGCGAAGGTTTCACGGTCACGGCGGTCCGGGTCACGAAGGCGCTTCACCTCAAGACGGCGATGACGGCGCTCCCGGACGGCACCATCATCGGTCACCCCGACCTCGTCGATGACGCTGCCTTCTTCCCGCACTTCCTGGCGGTCCCGGAGAGAGCCGGCGCCAACGTGATCGCGCTGTCCGCTGACACGGTGCTGATGTCAGCGTCAGCGCCGAAGACGGCGAAGCTCGTCGAGGATCTGGGCTACACGGTTGTCAGCGTCGACATCAGCGAGTTCGAGAAGCTCGAGGGCTCGGTGACCTGCCTGTCGGTGCGCGTCGGCTAA